The proteins below come from a single Serratia ficaria genomic window:
- the potA gene encoding spermidine/putrescine ABC transporter ATP-binding protein PotA, producing MTEKSSLTPLVELHALSKGFDGKTIIADLDLTINDGEFLTILGPSGCGKTTVLRLIAGLEDVDRGRILLDGQDVTAIPAEHRHVNTVFQSYALFPHMTVFENVAFGLRMQKVPSAELTPRVEEALRMVQLDQFALRRPGQLSGGQQQRVAIARAVVNKPKVLLLDESLSALDYKLRKQMQNELKALQRKLGITFVFVTHDQEEALTMSDRIVVMREGRIEQDGTPREIYEEPKNLFVASFIGEINIFDAVVLQRLDPQRVRADVEGRQCDIYAELPVEAGQRLKVLLRPEDLRVEEVNDGEQPDGLIGYVRERNYKGMTLESVVELENGKTVMVSEFFNEDDPDVDHSLDQKMAVTWVESWEVVLADEEIA from the coding sequence ATGACTGAGAAATCCTCTCTGACACCCCTCGTTGAACTGCATGCCCTGAGCAAGGGGTTCGACGGCAAAACGATCATTGCCGATCTCGATCTGACGATTAACGACGGCGAATTCCTCACCATTCTCGGCCCTTCCGGCTGTGGCAAGACCACCGTGCTGCGCCTGATCGCCGGTCTGGAAGACGTCGATCGGGGGCGCATCCTGCTCGACGGCCAGGACGTCACCGCCATCCCCGCCGAGCATCGCCACGTCAACACCGTATTCCAGAGCTACGCCCTGTTTCCGCACATGACGGTGTTTGAAAACGTCGCCTTCGGCCTGCGCATGCAAAAAGTTCCGAGCGCCGAACTGACGCCGCGCGTCGAAGAGGCGCTGCGCATGGTGCAGTTGGATCAGTTCGCCCTGCGTCGGCCGGGCCAGCTTTCCGGCGGGCAGCAACAGCGGGTGGCCATCGCCCGCGCGGTGGTCAACAAGCCGAAGGTGCTGCTGCTGGACGAATCGCTGTCGGCGCTGGACTACAAGCTGCGCAAGCAGATGCAGAACGAGCTGAAAGCGTTGCAACGCAAGCTGGGCATCACCTTCGTGTTCGTCACCCACGATCAGGAAGAGGCGCTGACCATGTCGGATCGCATTGTGGTGATGCGCGAAGGCCGCATCGAGCAGGACGGCACGCCGCGTGAAATCTACGAAGAACCGAAGAACCTGTTCGTCGCCAGCTTTATCGGCGAGATCAACATCTTCGACGCCGTGGTGCTGCAGCGCCTCGATCCGCAGCGGGTGCGCGCCGACGTCGAAGGGCGCCAGTGCGATATCTACGCCGAGCTGCCGGTCGAAGCGGGCCAGCGGCTGAAGGTGCTGCTGCGGCCGGAAGACCTGCGGGTAGAGGAAGTCAACGACGGCGAACAGCCGGACGGCCTGATCGGCTACGTGCGCGAGCGCAACTACAAAGGCATGACGCTGGAGTCGGTGGTCGAGTTGGAAAACGGCAAGACGGTGATGGTCAGCGAGTTTTTCAACGAGGACGATCCGGACGTCGACCACTCGCTGGATCAGAAGATGGCGGTGACCTGGGTCGAAAGTTGGGAGGTGGTGCTGGCCGATGAAGAAATCGCGTAA
- a CDS encoding ADP-ribosylglycohydrolase family protein translates to MKQLTQEQRVVGALYGQMLGDALGMPSELWPRERVKRHFGWIDRFLDGPAENSAACYFKAGQYTDDTSMALALADALVEAEGQVVPELIARNVIRWVDSFDAFNKNILGPSSKLALGAQKQGTPIAELENNGVTNGAAMRVSPLGCVLPSAPLARFCRQTWLASSPTHKSDIAVAGAVVIAWAVSRAVEGASWEEIRLALPGVAEYAQRRQETTFSASLSARIELAFRVVDESIGTEQASERVYQLVGAGVSTIESVPAALAMVQLAQTDPTRCAVLCANLGGDTDTIGAMATAVCGALNGIDAFEPSLLAELKRVNPLDVSAYAPAFLRFRRRWQEAE, encoded by the coding sequence ATGAAGCAGTTAACCCAGGAACAACGCGTAGTGGGCGCACTTTATGGGCAAATGCTGGGCGATGCGCTCGGCATGCCTTCCGAACTGTGGCCGCGTGAGCGGGTTAAACGCCACTTCGGCTGGATAGATCGTTTTCTCGACGGCCCGGCGGAAAATAGCGCCGCCTGCTATTTCAAGGCCGGCCAGTATACCGACGACACCTCGATGGCGCTGGCGCTGGCCGACGCCCTGGTGGAGGCGGAAGGGCAGGTGGTGCCGGAACTGATCGCCCGCAACGTGATCCGCTGGGTGGACAGTTTCGACGCCTTCAACAAGAACATCCTTGGCCCCAGCTCCAAGCTGGCGCTGGGGGCGCAGAAGCAGGGCACGCCGATCGCCGAGCTGGAGAACAACGGCGTCACCAACGGCGCGGCGATGCGCGTGTCGCCGCTGGGCTGCGTACTGCCGTCAGCGCCGCTGGCGCGTTTTTGCCGGCAAACCTGGCTGGCCTCCAGCCCGACGCATAAATCCGACATCGCCGTCGCCGGCGCGGTCGTTATCGCCTGGGCGGTGTCGCGAGCGGTGGAGGGCGCCAGCTGGGAAGAGATCCGTCTGGCGCTGCCGGGGGTGGCGGAGTACGCCCAGCGCCGCCAGGAGACCACCTTCAGCGCCTCGCTGTCGGCGCGCATCGAGCTGGCGTTCCGGGTGGTGGACGAGTCCATCGGCACCGAGCAGGCCTCCGAGCGGGTTTATCAGCTGGTCGGCGCCGGCGTCAGCACCATCGAGTCGGTGCCGGCGGCGTTGGCGATGGTGCAGCTGGCGCAGACCGATCCCACCCGCTGTGCGGTGCTGTGCGCCAATCTGGGCGGGGATACCGACACCATCGGCGCGATGGCTACGGCAGTCTGCGGCGCGCTGAACGGCATCGATGCTTTCGAGCCGTCGCTGCTGGCGGAGTTGAAAAGGGTTAACCCGCTGGACGTCAGCGCCTATGCGCCGGCGTTTCTGCGTTTCCGCCGGCGCTGGCAGGAGGCGGAATGA
- the phoP gene encoding two-component system response regulator PhoP — protein sequence MRVLVVEDNGLLRHHLSVQMREMGHQVDAAEDAKEADYFLQEHAPDIAIVDLGLPGEDGLSLIRRWRAHQMKLPILVLTARESWQDKVAVLEAGADDYVTKPFHLEEVIARMQALMRRNSGLASQVIVLPPFQIDLSRRELSVNEQQIKLTAFEYTIIETLIRNAGKVVSKDSLMLQLYPDAELRESHTIDVLMGRLRKKLQAEYPQEVITTVRGQGYRFDAK from the coding sequence ATGCGAGTATTGGTTGTTGAAGATAATGGTTTGCTGCGCCACCACCTTTCCGTTCAGATGCGTGAAATGGGCCATCAGGTCGATGCCGCTGAAGACGCCAAAGAGGCCGACTACTTCCTGCAGGAGCATGCGCCGGATATCGCGATCGTCGATCTCGGCCTGCCGGGCGAAGACGGCCTGAGCCTGATCCGCCGCTGGCGCGCTCACCAGATGAAGCTGCCGATCCTGGTGCTGACGGCGCGTGAAAGCTGGCAGGACAAAGTGGCGGTGCTGGAAGCCGGCGCCGACGACTATGTCACCAAGCCGTTTCATCTGGAAGAGGTGATCGCCCGCATGCAGGCGCTGATGCGCCGCAACAGCGGCCTGGCCTCTCAGGTTATCGTGCTGCCGCCGTTCCAGATCGACCTGTCGCGCCGCGAGCTGAGCGTGAACGAACAGCAGATCAAGCTGACCGCCTTTGAATACACCATCATCGAGACGCTGATCCGCAACGCCGGCAAAGTGGTCAGCAAAGATTCGCTGATGCTGCAGCTGTACCCGGACGCCGAACTGCGCGAGAGCCACACCATCGACGTGCTGATGGGCCGCCTGCGCAAAAAACTTCAGGCGGAGTATCCGCAGGAAGTGATCACCACGGTGCGTGGCCAAGGCTATCGATTTGACGCGAAATGA
- a CDS encoding malate/lactate/ureidoglycolate dehydrogenase: MSTEYRIDSQSLGQFVQAIWRQAGSTAREAELVAEHLVQANLAGHDSHGVGMIPSYMASLAQGQLQLNQHAEVVRDAGAVLTVNGGRGFGQVVANEAMAKGIERAGQLGLAAVALHNAHHIGRIGHWAEQCARAGFISIHFVNVVGDPMVAPFGGSDRRFGTNPFCVIFPRPGKTPLLLDFATSGIAFGKTRVAYNKGLQVAPGYLIDQHGQPTREPKVMHQQPFGSLLPFGAHKGYALAALCEILGGALSGGRTTHDATLKADSDAIFNCMTTLILNPQAFEAPAMQEEAEAFIDWVKASPPSDGQPIAVPGEWEEANRAARLQQGIPVDANTWRQICAAAQQAGMADSELDGYRAQARQA; encoded by the coding sequence ATGAGCACTGAGTACCGCATCGACAGCCAGAGCCTGGGGCAGTTCGTTCAGGCCATCTGGCGCCAGGCCGGTAGCACGGCGCGCGAGGCCGAACTGGTGGCCGAGCACCTGGTGCAGGCCAATTTGGCCGGGCACGATTCGCACGGCGTCGGCATGATCCCCAGCTACATGGCCTCGCTGGCGCAGGGGCAGTTGCAGCTTAATCAACACGCCGAGGTGGTGCGCGACGCCGGCGCGGTGCTGACCGTCAACGGCGGCCGGGGCTTTGGCCAGGTGGTGGCCAACGAGGCGATGGCCAAGGGCATCGAACGCGCCGGGCAACTGGGGCTGGCGGCGGTGGCGTTGCACAATGCGCACCATATCGGCCGCATCGGCCACTGGGCGGAACAGTGCGCCCGCGCCGGCTTTATCTCGATTCACTTCGTCAACGTGGTGGGCGATCCTATGGTGGCGCCATTCGGCGGCAGCGATCGCCGCTTCGGCACCAATCCGTTCTGCGTCATCTTCCCGCGGCCGGGGAAAACCCCGCTGCTGCTGGACTTCGCCACCAGCGGCATCGCCTTCGGTAAAACCCGCGTGGCCTACAACAAAGGCTTGCAGGTGGCGCCGGGCTACCTGATTGACCAGCATGGCCAACCGACCCGGGAACCTAAGGTGATGCACCAACAGCCGTTCGGCTCGCTGCTGCCGTTCGGCGCCCACAAGGGCTATGCGCTGGCGGCGCTGTGCGAGATCCTCGGCGGCGCGCTGTCCGGCGGCCGCACTACCCATGACGCGACCCTGAAGGCCGACAGCGACGCCATCTTCAACTGCATGACCACCCTGATCCTCAACCCGCAGGCCTTCGAGGCGCCGGCGATGCAGGAAGAGGCCGAAGCCTTCATCGACTGGGTCAAGGCTTCGCCGCCGAGCGACGGCCAGCCGATCGCGGTGCCGGGCGAGTGGGAAGAGGCCAACCGCGCGGCGCGGCTGCAGCAGGGCATCCCGGTGGACGCCAACACCTGGCGGCAGATTTGCGCCGCCGCGCAGCAGGCCGGCATGGCGGATTCCGAGCTGGACGGCTACCGCGCCCAGGCGCGGCAGGCATAA
- a CDS encoding nucleoside permease: MKRPHLKLSVMMFAEWFIWGAWFVPLWQYLNKLGFTPAEIAWSYSSTAIAAILSPVLVGVIADRYFAAQKVLGWLHLAGGGLMFIIAWQTQFSSFFPLLVLYAITYMPTVALTNSIAFANIADAEKEFPRIRVLGTLGWIASGLVIGFMLPPLLGSANISDGNLPLIITGIASLLLGLYSFGLPNTPAKGSGPVDVKALLGLNALGLLKDRSFATFALCSFLFCMPLAFYYQFANGYLTQVGLPDATGWMTLGQVSEIFAMLALPLLLKRFGIKKVLMLGFVTAAIRYLFFIYGGTADVWAYSMLFLGILLHGVSYDFYFVTGYIYVDKKAPPHMRTAAQGLITLICQGLGSFIGNWLGGRAMTTFALAQPRDGMTFDWFAVWGVGAAMVVAVMLLFLLFFRERSHDITPVSLTQS; the protein is encoded by the coding sequence ATGAAACGTCCTCATCTGAAGCTGTCCGTCATGATGTTTGCAGAATGGTTTATCTGGGGGGCGTGGTTTGTCCCCCTGTGGCAGTACCTGAACAAGCTTGGCTTTACCCCGGCGGAAATCGCCTGGTCCTACAGCAGCACCGCCATCGCCGCCATTTTGTCGCCGGTGCTGGTGGGGGTGATCGCCGATCGCTACTTCGCCGCGCAGAAAGTGCTGGGTTGGCTGCACCTGGCGGGGGGCGGGCTGATGTTCATCATCGCCTGGCAGACCCAGTTCTCCAGCTTCTTCCCGCTGCTGGTGCTGTACGCCATCACTTACATGCCGACCGTGGCGCTGACCAACAGCATCGCCTTCGCCAACATCGCCGACGCCGAAAAAGAGTTTCCGCGCATCCGCGTGCTGGGCACGCTGGGCTGGATCGCCTCCGGTCTGGTGATCGGTTTTATGCTGCCGCCGCTGTTGGGCAGCGCCAATATCTCCGACGGCAATCTGCCGCTGATCATCACCGGCATCGCGTCGCTGCTGCTCGGCCTGTACAGCTTCGGTTTGCCCAACACCCCGGCCAAGGGCAGCGGCCCGGTGGACGTCAAGGCGCTGCTTGGCCTGAATGCGCTCGGCCTGCTGAAGGATCGTTCGTTCGCCACCTTCGCGCTGTGTTCCTTCCTGTTTTGCATGCCGCTGGCGTTCTATTACCAGTTCGCCAACGGCTATCTGACCCAGGTCGGCCTGCCGGACGCCACCGGTTGGATGACCCTCGGCCAGGTGTCGGAAATCTTCGCCATGCTGGCGCTGCCGCTGCTGCTCAAACGCTTCGGCATCAAGAAAGTGCTGATGCTCGGCTTTGTCACCGCCGCCATCCGTTACCTGTTCTTTATCTACGGCGGCACCGCCGACGTCTGGGCCTACAGCATGCTGTTCCTCGGCATACTGCTGCACGGCGTCAGCTATGACTTCTACTTCGTCACCGGCTACATCTACGTCGACAAAAAAGCGCCGCCGCACATGCGCACCGCGGCGCAGGGCCTGATCACCCTGATCTGCCAGGGGCTGGGCAGCTTTATCGGCAACTGGCTGGGCGGCCGGGCGATGACCACCTTCGCGCTGGCGCAGCCGCGCGACGGCATGACCTTTGACTGGTTCGCCGTGTGGGGCGTCGGCGCGGCGATGGTGGTGGCGGTGATGCTGCTGTTCCTGCTGTTTTTCCGCGAGCGCAGCCACGACATTACGCCGGTCAGCCTCACCCAATCATGA
- the pepT gene encoding peptidase T, whose protein sequence is MDKLLDRFFNYVSFDTQSKANVKHVPSTDGQLKLARALQQEMIELGFERVSLSEHGCVMGTWPGNVAWPVPAIGFIAHLDTSPDFSGKHVNPQIVENYRGGDIALGIGDEVLSPVMFPILHQMLGQTLITTDGKTLLGADDKAGIAEILTAMVRLRRRKIPHGDIRVAFTPDEEVGKGAQLFDVAAFDAQWAYTVDGGGVGELECENFNAAAVTVKIVGNGVHPGSAKGVMVNALSLATRIHQALPADETPETTDGYQGFYHLSSIKGHVERAEMHYLLRDFEREGFEARKRKMVEVARQVGKGLPRDCYIEVTIEDSYYNMREQVAEHPQVIALAQQAMRDCGIEPVMKPIRGGTDGAQLSFRGLPCPNLFTGGYNYHGKHEFVSLEGMEQAVAVIVRIAALTAERAR, encoded by the coding sequence ATGGATAAACTACTTGATCGCTTTTTCAACTACGTCTCTTTCGACACCCAATCCAAAGCGAACGTCAAGCATGTGCCGAGCACCGACGGGCAGCTGAAGCTGGCGCGCGCGCTGCAACAGGAAATGATCGAACTGGGATTTGAACGGGTGTCGCTCAGCGAGCACGGCTGCGTGATGGGCACCTGGCCGGGCAACGTCGCCTGGCCGGTGCCGGCGATCGGTTTTATCGCCCATCTGGACACCTCGCCGGATTTCAGCGGCAAGCACGTCAATCCGCAGATCGTCGAAAATTACCGCGGCGGCGACATCGCGTTGGGCATCGGCGATGAGGTGCTTTCGCCGGTGATGTTTCCGATCCTGCACCAGATGCTGGGCCAGACGCTGATCACCACCGACGGCAAAACGCTGCTGGGCGCCGACGACAAGGCCGGCATCGCCGAAATCCTTACCGCCATGGTGCGCCTGCGCCGGCGCAAGATCCCGCATGGCGATATCCGCGTGGCCTTCACCCCGGATGAAGAGGTGGGCAAGGGCGCGCAGCTGTTCGACGTGGCGGCGTTCGACGCCCAATGGGCCTATACCGTGGACGGCGGCGGCGTCGGCGAGCTGGAGTGCGAAAACTTCAACGCCGCGGCGGTGACGGTGAAAATCGTCGGCAACGGCGTCCATCCCGGCAGCGCCAAGGGCGTGATGGTCAATGCGCTGTCGCTGGCTACCCGCATACACCAGGCGCTGCCCGCCGATGAAACCCCCGAAACCACCGACGGCTATCAGGGCTTTTACCACCTCAGCAGCATCAAGGGGCACGTGGAGCGCGCCGAGATGCACTACCTCCTGCGCGACTTCGAGCGCGAAGGCTTCGAGGCGCGCAAACGCAAGATGGTGGAGGTGGCCCGGCAGGTGGGCAAAGGCTTGCCGCGCGATTGCTATATCGAAGTGACCATCGAAGACAGCTATTACAATATGCGCGAACAGGTTGCGGAGCATCCGCAGGTGATTGCGCTGGCGCAGCAGGCGATGCGCGACTGCGGCATCGAACCGGTGATGAAGCCGATCCGCGGCGGCACCGACGGCGCTCAGCTGTCGTTCCGCGGCCTGCCGTGCCCAAATCTGTTTACCGGCGGTTATAACTACCACGGCAAGCACGAATTCGTGTCGCTGGAGGGGATGGAGCAGGCGGTGGCGGTGATCGTGCGCATCGCCGCGCTGACCGCCGAGCGGGCGCGATAA
- the potB gene encoding spermidine/putrescine ABC transporter permease PotB, translating into MKKSRKVFQNTVIVSVVAWLLLFVFMPNLMIIGTSFLTRDDANLVRLVFTLDNYSRLFDPLYAQVLLHSLNMALIATLCCLAIGYPFAFILARLPQKLRPLLLFLLIVPFWTNSLIRIYGLKLFLSTRGYLNDALLWIGLIDKPLRIMYTSEAVTLGLVYILLPFMVMPLYSSIEKLDKSCLEAARDLGAGKLQTFIRIIVPLTMPGIIAGCLLVVLPAMGLFFVADLMGGAKNLLIGNVIKSQFLNIRDWPFGAATSICLTLVMGLLLLVYYRAARLLNKKEDLA; encoded by the coding sequence ATGAAGAAATCGCGTAAGGTCTTCCAGAATACGGTGATCGTCAGCGTGGTGGCCTGGCTGCTGCTGTTCGTGTTTATGCCGAACCTGATGATCATCGGCACCAGCTTCCTGACGCGCGACGACGCCAACCTGGTGCGGCTGGTGTTCACGCTGGACAACTACAGCCGGCTGTTCGACCCGCTGTACGCCCAGGTGCTGCTGCATTCGCTGAACATGGCGTTGATCGCCACCCTGTGCTGCCTGGCGATCGGTTATCCGTTCGCCTTCATCCTGGCGCGCCTGCCGCAGAAGCTGCGGCCGCTGCTGCTGTTTCTGCTGATTGTGCCCTTCTGGACCAACTCGCTGATCCGCATCTACGGCCTGAAGCTGTTCCTCAGCACCCGCGGCTATCTGAACGACGCGCTGCTGTGGATTGGGCTGATCGATAAACCGCTGCGCATCATGTACACCTCAGAGGCGGTGACCCTCGGGCTGGTGTACATTCTGCTGCCGTTTATGGTGATGCCGCTTTATTCCAGCATCGAAAAGCTCGACAAGTCCTGCCTGGAAGCGGCGCGCGATCTGGGCGCCGGCAAGCTGCAGACCTTTATCCGCATCATCGTGCCGCTGACCATGCCGGGCATTATCGCCGGCTGCCTGCTGGTGGTGCTGCCGGCCATGGGGCTGTTCTTCGTCGCCGATCTGATGGGCGGCGCCAAGAACCTGCTGATCGGCAACGTGATCAAAAGCCAGTTCCTCAATATTCGCGACTGGCCGTTCGGCGCGGCCACCAGCATCTGTCTGACGCTGGTCATGGGCCTGCTGCTGCTGGTCTACTACCGTGCCGCCCGGCTGCTGAACAAGAAGGAGGATCTGGCATGA
- the phoQ gene encoding two-component system sensor histidine kinase PhoQ, producing the protein MFNKDKKPFSLRARFLMATAGVILALSLSYGLVAVVGYIVSFDKTAFRLLRGESNLFFSLAQWKDNKLTIAIPPDLDLNFPTLVFIYDDKGKLLWSQRKVPELEKLINKEWLEESGFYEIDTDTRISSEVLGNNPKAQDQLKDYDDTDRNALTHSVAVNTYAATARLPALTIVVVDSIPQELQRSDVVWEWFSYVLLANLLLVVPLLWLAAYWSLRPIKALVNQVGELENGEREQLDENPPSELRGLVRNLNILVRNERQRYTKYRTTLSDLTHSLKTPLAVLQTTLRSLRSGKQTTIEEAEPIMLDQIGRISQQIGYYLHRASINSGQTVLTREIHSVPALLDSLTVALNKVYQRKGVVITLDISPEVTFVGEKNDFMEVMGNVLENACKYCLEFVEITSLHSEKNLTIVIDDDGPGIPESKRELIFQRGQRVDTLRPGQGLGLSVAAEIIEQYDGQIAISDSPLGGARMQVTFARQHDTHHNE; encoded by the coding sequence ATGTTCAACAAGGATAAAAAACCGTTTTCGCTGCGCGCCCGTTTTCTGATGGCGACCGCCGGGGTGATCCTGGCGCTGTCGCTGTCCTACGGCCTGGTGGCGGTTGTGGGTTATATCGTCAGCTTCGACAAGACCGCCTTCCGCCTGCTGCGCGGCGAAAGCAACCTGTTCTTCAGCCTGGCGCAGTGGAAAGACAACAAGCTCACCATCGCCATTCCCCCCGATCTCGATCTCAACTTCCCTACCCTGGTGTTCATCTACGACGACAAGGGCAAGCTGCTGTGGAGCCAGCGCAAGGTGCCGGAGCTGGAGAAGCTGATCAACAAGGAGTGGCTTGAGGAATCCGGTTTCTACGAAATCGATACCGACACCCGCATCAGTAGCGAAGTGCTGGGCAACAACCCCAAGGCGCAGGATCAGCTGAAAGATTATGACGACACCGACCGGAATGCGCTGACCCACTCGGTGGCGGTCAACACCTACGCCGCCACCGCGCGGCTGCCGGCGCTGACCATCGTGGTGGTCGACAGCATTCCGCAGGAGCTGCAGCGTTCCGACGTGGTGTGGGAATGGTTCAGCTACGTGCTGCTGGCCAACCTGCTGCTGGTGGTGCCGCTGCTGTGGCTGGCGGCCTACTGGAGCCTGCGGCCGATCAAGGCGTTGGTCAATCAGGTCGGCGAACTGGAAAACGGCGAGCGGGAACAGCTGGACGAAAATCCCCCCAGCGAGCTGCGCGGGCTGGTGCGCAACCTGAACATTCTGGTGCGCAACGAACGCCAGCGCTACACCAAATACCGCACCACGCTGTCCGATTTGACCCACAGCCTGAAAACCCCGCTGGCGGTGCTGCAGACCACCCTGCGTTCGCTGCGCTCCGGCAAGCAGACCACCATCGAGGAGGCCGAGCCGATCATGCTGGATCAGATCGGCCGCATCTCGCAGCAGATCGGCTACTACCTGCACCGGGCCAGCATCAACTCGGGCCAAACGGTGCTGACGCGCGAGATCCATTCGGTGCCGGCGCTGCTCGACAGCCTGACGGTGGCGCTGAACAAGGTGTACCAGCGCAAAGGCGTGGTGATCACGCTGGACATTTCGCCGGAGGTGACCTTTGTGGGCGAGAAGAACGACTTTATGGAGGTGATGGGCAACGTGTTGGAAAACGCCTGCAAATACTGCCTGGAGTTTGTCGAGATCACCTCGCTGCATTCCGAGAAAAACCTGACCATCGTCATCGACGACGACGGCCCCGGCATTCCGGAAAGCAAACGCGAACTGATCTTCCAGCGCGGCCAGCGCGTCGATACCCTGCGCCCGGGCCAGGGCCTTGGCCTGTCGGTGGCGGCGGAGATTATCGAGCAGTACGACGGCCAAATCGCCATCAGCGACAGCCCGCTCGGCGGCGCGCGCATGCAGGTGACCTTCGCCCGCCAGCACGACACCCACCACAACGAATGA
- a CDS encoding ribosomal protein uL16 3-hydroxylase, protein MDYQLDLDWNDFLQRYWQKRPVILKRGFKNFIDPISPDELAGLAMENEVDSRLVSHQDGRWQVAHGPFESFDHLGENNWSLLVQAVDHWHEPSSALMRPFRQLPDWRMDDLMISFSVPGGGVGPHLDQYDVFIIQGTGRRRWRVGEKLPMKQHSPHPDLLQVEPFDAIIDEEMEPGDILYIPPGFPHEGYALENALNYSVGFRAPNGRELVSGFADYVLARELGSKRYSDPDIKLREQPAEVLPQEVDALRQMMLELVQQPEHFQHWFGEFTSQSRHELDISPPEPPYQAGEIYELLQQGELLQRLGGLRVLRVGDQCFVNGELIDTEHLQAANALCQHFSVDAALLGEALDDPSFLALLTALVNSGYWYFND, encoded by the coding sequence ATGGATTATCAATTAGATCTGGACTGGAACGATTTTTTGCAACGCTATTGGCAAAAACGTCCGGTGATTCTGAAGCGCGGCTTCAAAAACTTTATCGATCCGATCTCCCCGGATGAGCTGGCCGGCCTGGCGATGGAAAACGAAGTGGACAGCCGCCTGGTCAGCCATCAGGACGGCCGCTGGCAGGTTGCGCACGGCCCCTTCGAGAGCTTTGATCACCTCGGCGAGAATAACTGGTCGCTGCTGGTGCAGGCGGTGGATCACTGGCATGAGCCTTCCAGCGCGCTGATGCGCCCGTTCCGCCAACTGCCGGACTGGCGAATGGATGACCTGATGATCTCCTTCTCGGTGCCGGGCGGCGGCGTCGGCCCGCACCTCGATCAGTACGACGTGTTTATCATCCAGGGTACCGGCCGCCGCCGTTGGCGGGTGGGCGAGAAGCTGCCGATGAAACAGCACAGCCCGCATCCGGACCTGCTGCAGGTAGAACCTTTCGACGCCATCATCGACGAAGAAATGGAACCGGGCGACATTCTGTATATCCCGCCGGGCTTCCCGCACGAGGGCTACGCGCTGGAAAACGCGCTGAACTACTCGGTGGGCTTCCGCGCGCCGAACGGCCGCGAACTGGTCAGCGGCTTCGCCGACTACGTGCTGGCGCGTGAGCTGGGCAGCAAGCGCTACAGCGATCCGGACATCAAGCTGCGCGAGCAGCCGGCCGAGGTGCTGCCGCAGGAGGTCGACGCGCTGCGGCAGATGATGCTGGAACTGGTGCAGCAGCCGGAACACTTCCAGCACTGGTTCGGCGAGTTTACCTCGCAGTCGCGCCACGAGCTGGACATCTCCCCGCCGGAGCCGCCGTATCAGGCCGGTGAAATTTACGAGCTGCTGCAGCAAGGCGAGCTGCTGCAACGCCTGGGCGGCCTGCGCGTGCTGCGCGTCGGCGACCAGTGCTTCGTCAACGGCGAACTGATCGACACCGAACACCTGCAGGCCGCAAACGCCCTGTGCCAGCACTTCAGCGTCGACGCCGCCCTGCTCGGCGAGGCGCTGGACGATCCGTCGTTCCTGGCGCTGCTCACCGCGCTGGTCAACAGCGGGTACTGGTACTTTAACGACTGA